In Sebastes fasciatus isolate fSebFas1 chromosome 15, fSebFas1.pri, whole genome shotgun sequence, a genomic segment contains:
- the adgrf3a gene encoding adhesion G-protein coupled receptor F3 isoform X1: MWTFIVLYILGLNIFCLHVSGNSTQMYYVKLTIEESVIANITKKLTPFVSNTTLKVDNLQKTTKCQSIPDGTECRCQSGFIWSDKVCQKSSQKCCGNGTCVFASNSAHMCVSNKTVTISGVIIMKGPEHLNCLEKKNTQEFKDCNNNLLQEMKKVYSTLTGFDILTITKYRLGSVIAYFEITIADNIRHQDLFERTKGLSSTLSGSLDLESSGVVRIKMPPKSPVCHYDQPIIRCILRQDLGTQPVWRLKKDDTKYEIFNGTESEVTSATLETKVTLKNVSELWAGEYTCAYLQKFELNTISHKASAVLNVSVLPNIDITTEPEFPRCRKSSDTPKVRVKCEIDSSNEKYNVTWNHKNIFAGLFDDPEDVYAANALVSCNDSMVTPLLTCTFKNRCNEERTASTSVNIIYENEQSCAAEGVWKETKAGFTAVLKCTNGVGKRRRKCNPGPTEATWEPEVSACVNQEVNRALQRANIVDIGLGSLNENAKGVFSLLENVTNSSQTINTFSNMNASVQVLLSLSQKLNSINDDPTTNDFLESSSNLLESSLNESWTTADEGNISLAERYLDAVENLIQVTNVTRAPKKRNIEVAASSCMQRSCVNKVFDATVVLSTANQTGTVKTAGFKELEMYLPRKDDEYVPNSIIVSTTTENKQLGSVEVEISFALLRPRPRNVRIQCVYWDNNTRGWSQEGCKWMGVSNEGRCTCSHLSTFAILMSRYPVDITGLEEVTYVGLSVSVLSLIINLVIEMAIWSTVVKTNTSYLRHTAHVNISLCLLVADCCFLASSSPRHISEMWCRILVVLKHFCYLSMFFWMFSLSSMLLHQAMFVFHNVSKKTYLKLSLVLGYVFPLLVVVSTFLSYKGGAEGVYFSRDTCWLLYTGLMKGSIYTFIIPVGIIIFFNAFAMLMVIIKLLDMKTEKSMEKEKQAAVTVVRTVILLTPIFGVTWAFGFAVMLIDLTSGPIAIVVNYVFTLLNAFQGLFILLTTCLGDKQTRDALGNRLKKIAPASTTDSTVKLESTSKM, from the exons ATGTGGACCTTTATAGTTCTTTATATCCTGGGACTGAACATCT TCTGTTTGCATGTTTCAGGCAATTCAACACAAATGTATTATGTCAAACTGACAATAGAGGAAAGTGTAATCGCAAACATCACTAAGAAACTGACGCCTTTTGTGAGTAACACCACCCTGAAAGTTGACAACCTTCAAAAGACAACAA AGTGTCAGAGCATCCCGGACGGCACAGAGTGTCGCTGCCAGTCCGGCTTCATCTGGAGCGATAAAGTTTGTCAGAAATCTAGTCAGAAATGTTGTGGCAACGGGACATGCGTCTTCGCCAGCAACTCGGCTCACATGTGTGTTTCAAACAAAACAG ttacTATCAGTGGAGTCATTATTATGAAAGGACCGGAGCATCTCaattgtctggaaaaaaaaaacactcaggaATTTAAGGACTGTAATAACAATTTGTTACAGGAG ATGAAAAAGGTGTACAGCACTTTGACAGGATTTGACATCTTAACAATAACCAAATACAG GCTTGGAAGCGTCATCGCATATTTTGAAATAACCATTGCTGACAACATCAGACACCAAGACTTGTTTGAAAGAACGAAAGGCCTGAGCAGCACTCTGTCGGGATCACTTGACCTGGAGAGCTCAG GTGTTGTCCGTATTAAAATGCCGCCTAAAAGCCCCGTGTGTCACTACGACCAGCCCATCATCAGATGCATATTACGGCAGGACCTGGGAACACAACCAGTGTGGCGGCTGAAAAAAGACGACACCAAATATGAGATATTTAATGGCACAGAGTCAGAGGTGACATCAGCAACATTGGAGACCAAAGTCACACTTAAAAACGTATCAGAACTCTGGGCAG GAGAGTACACATGTGCTTATCTTCAAAAGTTCGAGTTAAACACCATATCTCACAAAGCCAGTGCTGTATTGAACGTATCCGTCCTGCCAAACATTGACATCACCACGGAACCAGAATTTCCACGCTGCAGAAAAAGCTCAGATACACCGAAAGTAAGAGTCAAATGTGAGATAGACAGCAGCAATGAAAAGTATAATGTGACATGGAATCACAAAAACATCTTCGCGG GTCTTTTTGATGATCCTGAAGATGTTTATGCAGCTAATGCACTTGTTAGCTGTAATGATTCCATGGTTACACCGCTACTAACATGCACTTTTAAGAACAGGTGCAATGAAGAGAGAACTGCGTCAACGTCTGTCAATATCATCTATG aaaatgagcAGTCCTGTGCAGCTGAAGGTGTTTGGAAAGAGACCAAAGCTGGATTCACTGCAGTGTTAAAATGCACGAACGGTGTTGGAAAAAGACGAAGGAAGTGCAATCCTGG CCCAACAGAGGCGACATGGGAACCAGAGGTTTCAGCGTGtgtgaaccaggaagtgaaCCGTGCGCTGCAAAGAGCAAAC ATTGTTGACATCGGACTTGGCTCACTAAATGAAAATGCTAAAGGTGTATTTTCCCTCCTTGAGAATGTCACTAATAGCTCACAGACTATCAACACTTTCTCCAACATGAACGCATCTGTTCAAGTACTCCTCAGTTTGAGTCAAAAGCTAAACAGCATAAATGACGACCCAACAACGAAT GATTTTCTGGAGTCATCCAGCAATTTGCTGGAAAGTTCTCTTAACGAATCATGGACAACGGCTGACGAAGGCAATATTTCATTGGCTGAGCGATATCTGGATGCTGTTGAGAACTTGATTCAAGTGACAAACGTAACACGTGCCCCTAAAAAGAGAAATATAGAGGTAGCCGCATCCAGTTGCATGCAGAGGTCATGTGTTAACAAGGTGTTCGATGCCACCGTCGTTCTTTCTACCGCAAACCAAACCGGCACTGTAAAAACAGCTGGGTTTAAAGAGCTGGAGATGTATTTACCCCGCAAAGATGACGAGTACGTGCCCAACAGCATCATTGTGTCAACAACTACTGAAAATAAACAACTGGGTTCAGTTGAGGTTGAAATCAGCTTTGCGTTGCTGAGGCCGAGGCCTCGCAACGTTCGCATACAGTGTGTCTATTGGGACAACAACACCAGGGGTTGGTCCCAAGAAGGATGCAAATGGATGGGTGTTTCTAATGAGGGACGTTGCACTTGCAGCCATTTGTCCACATTTGCCATTCTGATGTCAAGGTATCCAGTGGACATCACCGGGCTCGAAGAGGTGACCTACGTCGGACTGTCTGTATCAGTCCTGTCCCTCATTATCAACCTTGTGATAGAAATGGCCATCTGGAGTACTGTAGTGAAGACAAATACTTCATATTTACGCCATACTGCCCACGTAAACATTTCTCTATGTTTGCTGGTTGCAGATTGCTGTTTTTTAGCATCTTCTAGCCCAAGGCATATATCAGAAATGTGGTGTAGGATCCTTGTGGTGTTGAAGCATTTCTGCTACCTGTCCATGTtcttttggatgttttctctgAGCAGCATGCTTCTTCATCAAGCAATGTTTGTGTTCCACAATGTGAGCAAGAAAACCTACCTGAAGCTCTCATTAGTCCTGGGCTATGTGTTTCCATTGCTGGTTGTTGTTAGCACGTTCCTTAGCTATAAGGGCGGTGCTGAAGGCGTGTACTTCTCCCGTGACACCTGCTGGCTGCTTTATACTGGACTCATGAAGGGGTCCATCTACACATTCATCATACCAGTCGGTATAATCATCTTCTTCAACGCGTTCGCCATGCTGATGGTAATCATTAAGCTTTTGGATATGAAGACAGAAAAATCTatggaaaaggaaaaacaggCTGCCGTAACTGTCGTGAGGACAGTTATTCTTCTGACTCCAATCTTCGGTGTGACTTGGGCTTTTGGGTTTGCGGTGATGCTTATTGACCTCACATCTGGACCCATAGCCATCGTAGTCAACTATGTCTTCACCCTGCTGAACGCATTCCAG GGTTTGTTCATTTTGTTAACCACCTGCCTGGGGGACAAACAA ACCCGTGATGCACTGGGGAATCGTCTAAAGAAAATC gCTCCAGCATCGACTACTGACAGCACCGTCAAGTTGGAGTCAACTAGTAAGATGTGA
- the adgrf3a gene encoding adhesion G-protein coupled receptor F3 isoform X2 translates to MYYVKLTIEESVIANITKKLTPFVSNTTLKVDNLQKTTKCQSIPDGTECRCQSGFIWSDKVCQKSSQKCCGNGTCVFASNSAHMCVSNKTVTISGVIIMKGPEHLNCLEKKNTQEFKDCNNNLLQEMKKVYSTLTGFDILTITKYRLGSVIAYFEITIADNIRHQDLFERTKGLSSTLSGSLDLESSGVVRIKMPPKSPVCHYDQPIIRCILRQDLGTQPVWRLKKDDTKYEIFNGTESEVTSATLETKVTLKNVSELWAGEYTCAYLQKFELNTISHKASAVLNVSVLPNIDITTEPEFPRCRKSSDTPKVRVKCEIDSSNEKYNVTWNHKNIFAGLFDDPEDVYAANALVSCNDSMVTPLLTCTFKNRCNEERTASTSVNIIYENEQSCAAEGVWKETKAGFTAVLKCTNGVGKRRRKCNPGPTEATWEPEVSACVNQEVNRALQRANIVDIGLGSLNENAKGVFSLLENVTNSSQTINTFSNMNASVQVLLSLSQKLNSINDDPTTNDFLESSSNLLESSLNESWTTADEGNISLAERYLDAVENLIQVTNVTRAPKKRNIEVAASSCMQRSCVNKVFDATVVLSTANQTGTVKTAGFKELEMYLPRKDDEYVPNSIIVSTTTENKQLGSVEVEISFALLRPRPRNVRIQCVYWDNNTRGWSQEGCKWMGVSNEGRCTCSHLSTFAILMSRYPVDITGLEEVTYVGLSVSVLSLIINLVIEMAIWSTVVKTNTSYLRHTAHVNISLCLLVADCCFLASSSPRHISEMWCRILVVLKHFCYLSMFFWMFSLSSMLLHQAMFVFHNVSKKTYLKLSLVLGYVFPLLVVVSTFLSYKGGAEGVYFSRDTCWLLYTGLMKGSIYTFIIPVGIIIFFNAFAMLMVIIKLLDMKTEKSMEKEKQAAVTVVRTVILLTPIFGVTWAFGFAVMLIDLTSGPIAIVVNYVFTLLNAFQGLFILLTTCLGDKQTRDALGNRLKKIAPASTTDSTVKLESTSKM, encoded by the exons ATGTATTATGTCAAACTGACAATAGAGGAAAGTGTAATCGCAAACATCACTAAGAAACTGACGCCTTTTGTGAGTAACACCACCCTGAAAGTTGACAACCTTCAAAAGACAACAA AGTGTCAGAGCATCCCGGACGGCACAGAGTGTCGCTGCCAGTCCGGCTTCATCTGGAGCGATAAAGTTTGTCAGAAATCTAGTCAGAAATGTTGTGGCAACGGGACATGCGTCTTCGCCAGCAACTCGGCTCACATGTGTGTTTCAAACAAAACAG ttacTATCAGTGGAGTCATTATTATGAAAGGACCGGAGCATCTCaattgtctggaaaaaaaaaacactcaggaATTTAAGGACTGTAATAACAATTTGTTACAGGAG ATGAAAAAGGTGTACAGCACTTTGACAGGATTTGACATCTTAACAATAACCAAATACAG GCTTGGAAGCGTCATCGCATATTTTGAAATAACCATTGCTGACAACATCAGACACCAAGACTTGTTTGAAAGAACGAAAGGCCTGAGCAGCACTCTGTCGGGATCACTTGACCTGGAGAGCTCAG GTGTTGTCCGTATTAAAATGCCGCCTAAAAGCCCCGTGTGTCACTACGACCAGCCCATCATCAGATGCATATTACGGCAGGACCTGGGAACACAACCAGTGTGGCGGCTGAAAAAAGACGACACCAAATATGAGATATTTAATGGCACAGAGTCAGAGGTGACATCAGCAACATTGGAGACCAAAGTCACACTTAAAAACGTATCAGAACTCTGGGCAG GAGAGTACACATGTGCTTATCTTCAAAAGTTCGAGTTAAACACCATATCTCACAAAGCCAGTGCTGTATTGAACGTATCCGTCCTGCCAAACATTGACATCACCACGGAACCAGAATTTCCACGCTGCAGAAAAAGCTCAGATACACCGAAAGTAAGAGTCAAATGTGAGATAGACAGCAGCAATGAAAAGTATAATGTGACATGGAATCACAAAAACATCTTCGCGG GTCTTTTTGATGATCCTGAAGATGTTTATGCAGCTAATGCACTTGTTAGCTGTAATGATTCCATGGTTACACCGCTACTAACATGCACTTTTAAGAACAGGTGCAATGAAGAGAGAACTGCGTCAACGTCTGTCAATATCATCTATG aaaatgagcAGTCCTGTGCAGCTGAAGGTGTTTGGAAAGAGACCAAAGCTGGATTCACTGCAGTGTTAAAATGCACGAACGGTGTTGGAAAAAGACGAAGGAAGTGCAATCCTGG CCCAACAGAGGCGACATGGGAACCAGAGGTTTCAGCGTGtgtgaaccaggaagtgaaCCGTGCGCTGCAAAGAGCAAAC ATTGTTGACATCGGACTTGGCTCACTAAATGAAAATGCTAAAGGTGTATTTTCCCTCCTTGAGAATGTCACTAATAGCTCACAGACTATCAACACTTTCTCCAACATGAACGCATCTGTTCAAGTACTCCTCAGTTTGAGTCAAAAGCTAAACAGCATAAATGACGACCCAACAACGAAT GATTTTCTGGAGTCATCCAGCAATTTGCTGGAAAGTTCTCTTAACGAATCATGGACAACGGCTGACGAAGGCAATATTTCATTGGCTGAGCGATATCTGGATGCTGTTGAGAACTTGATTCAAGTGACAAACGTAACACGTGCCCCTAAAAAGAGAAATATAGAGGTAGCCGCATCCAGTTGCATGCAGAGGTCATGTGTTAACAAGGTGTTCGATGCCACCGTCGTTCTTTCTACCGCAAACCAAACCGGCACTGTAAAAACAGCTGGGTTTAAAGAGCTGGAGATGTATTTACCCCGCAAAGATGACGAGTACGTGCCCAACAGCATCATTGTGTCAACAACTACTGAAAATAAACAACTGGGTTCAGTTGAGGTTGAAATCAGCTTTGCGTTGCTGAGGCCGAGGCCTCGCAACGTTCGCATACAGTGTGTCTATTGGGACAACAACACCAGGGGTTGGTCCCAAGAAGGATGCAAATGGATGGGTGTTTCTAATGAGGGACGTTGCACTTGCAGCCATTTGTCCACATTTGCCATTCTGATGTCAAGGTATCCAGTGGACATCACCGGGCTCGAAGAGGTGACCTACGTCGGACTGTCTGTATCAGTCCTGTCCCTCATTATCAACCTTGTGATAGAAATGGCCATCTGGAGTACTGTAGTGAAGACAAATACTTCATATTTACGCCATACTGCCCACGTAAACATTTCTCTATGTTTGCTGGTTGCAGATTGCTGTTTTTTAGCATCTTCTAGCCCAAGGCATATATCAGAAATGTGGTGTAGGATCCTTGTGGTGTTGAAGCATTTCTGCTACCTGTCCATGTtcttttggatgttttctctgAGCAGCATGCTTCTTCATCAAGCAATGTTTGTGTTCCACAATGTGAGCAAGAAAACCTACCTGAAGCTCTCATTAGTCCTGGGCTATGTGTTTCCATTGCTGGTTGTTGTTAGCACGTTCCTTAGCTATAAGGGCGGTGCTGAAGGCGTGTACTTCTCCCGTGACACCTGCTGGCTGCTTTATACTGGACTCATGAAGGGGTCCATCTACACATTCATCATACCAGTCGGTATAATCATCTTCTTCAACGCGTTCGCCATGCTGATGGTAATCATTAAGCTTTTGGATATGAAGACAGAAAAATCTatggaaaaggaaaaacaggCTGCCGTAACTGTCGTGAGGACAGTTATTCTTCTGACTCCAATCTTCGGTGTGACTTGGGCTTTTGGGTTTGCGGTGATGCTTATTGACCTCACATCTGGACCCATAGCCATCGTAGTCAACTATGTCTTCACCCTGCTGAACGCATTCCAG GGTTTGTTCATTTTGTTAACCACCTGCCTGGGGGACAAACAA ACCCGTGATGCACTGGGGAATCGTCTAAAGAAAATC gCTCCAGCATCGACTACTGACAGCACCGTCAAGTTGGAGTCAACTAGTAAGATGTGA
- the ankrd66 gene encoding ankyrin repeat domain-containing protein 66, with protein sequence MTELHQAAASGDYDQVEEILRRNECNPNQRDMDWSQKTPLHWAAAQGHTETVRILIEHGARPCLRTEHGWTPAHSAAESGRLAVLRLLHSLHAPIDKEDCCGDKPARIAEIYGHHDCVRFLKKAEIEGQAYRKMAALKGISVDDTDEEWAEQGKENEENAKSKSNIQT encoded by the exons ATGACAGAGTTGCACCAGGCAGCAGCATCAGGGGATTACGACCAAGTTGAGGAGATTCTGAGGAGAAATGAATGCAATCCCAATCAGAGAGACATGGACTGGAGCCAAAAGACACCTCTACACTGGGCAGCAGCTCAAG GACATACAGAAACGGTCAGGATCCTCATTGAGCATGGAGCCAGGCCGTGTCTGAGGACGGAGCATGGATGGACTCCTGCCCACAGCGCTGCAGAGTCTGGCCGGCTGGCTGTGCTGCGGCTGCTGCACTCCCTCCATGCCCCTATAGACAAGGAGGACTGCTGTGGAGACAAACCAGCACGGATAGCCGAAATATATGGACACCATGACTGCGTCCGATTccttaaaaa AGCAGAAATTGAGGGCCAAGCGTACCGCAAGATGGCAGCCCTAAAAGGGATTTCAGTGGATGACACAGACGAGGAGTGGGCAGAGCAAGGCaaggaaaatgaagaaaatgcgAAATCTAAGAGCAACATTCAGACGTAG